A stretch of Amycolatopsis balhimycina FH 1894 DNA encodes these proteins:
- a CDS encoding SMP-30/gluconolactonase/LRE family protein, with protein sequence MAHRRTLDCRKWTVPAAAIVLAGVVAPATSGATTSAPCTPGATYGSPLPSQAVASQLIRGGFTFLEGPTWDQRTGTLLLSNMQNPTGPQGVQPSAVLRYTPPATFETFIADSGSNGLAITADGTRVLAATHDNRTVSAYSLTDRSRTTVAANYLGRAFNSPNDLTIGRDGTTYFSDPNYQRGNRADEQGGRTSVFRVHDGVVSLVDDTLPQPNGVVLSPDGRTLYVGATGANAIMRYTVFPDGTTGNRATFASMRTPDGATIDCAGNLYWASYDEGLVHVFSPSGAQLGTISAGRNTTNAAFGGPDGRTLYLTSGVSGGGFGLYQTHLNVPGNPY encoded by the coding sequence ATGGCTCACCGCAGGACACTTGACTGTCGCAAGTGGACGGTACCGGCGGCGGCGATCGTCCTCGCGGGCGTGGTGGCGCCCGCGACGTCCGGCGCCACCACGTCCGCACCGTGCACACCGGGAGCGACCTACGGTTCGCCGTTGCCGAGCCAGGCGGTGGCGTCCCAGCTCATCCGGGGAGGGTTCACCTTCCTCGAAGGGCCCACCTGGGACCAGCGGACGGGCACCCTGCTGCTGTCGAACATGCAGAACCCCACCGGTCCCCAAGGCGTGCAGCCCTCGGCTGTGCTCCGATACACGCCGCCCGCGACCTTCGAGACGTTCATCGCCGACTCCGGCAGCAACGGCCTGGCGATCACCGCCGACGGCACGCGGGTGCTCGCCGCCACCCACGACAACCGCACCGTGTCCGCCTACAGCCTGACCGACCGCAGCCGGACGACGGTCGCGGCGAACTACCTCGGCCGAGCGTTCAACTCACCGAACGACCTGACCATCGGCCGCGACGGCACCACCTACTTCAGTGATCCCAACTACCAGCGCGGCAACCGCGCCGACGAGCAAGGCGGCCGGACCAGTGTCTTCCGCGTCCACGACGGTGTGGTCAGCCTCGTCGACGACACGCTGCCGCAGCCGAACGGCGTCGTCCTGTCCCCCGACGGCAGGACGCTCTACGTGGGGGCCACCGGCGCCAACGCGATCATGAGGTACACCGTCTTCCCCGACGGCACCACCGGCAACCGCGCGACGTTCGCGAGCATGAGGACACCCGACGGCGCGACCATCGACTGCGCGGGCAACCTGTACTGGGCCTCCTACGACGAAGGGCTCGTCCACGTCTTCTCCCCGTCAGGTGCCCAGCTCGGCACCATCTCCGCCGGTCGCAACACCACCAACGCGGCGTTCGGCGGACCGGACGGGCGGACCCTGTACCTCACCTCCGGTGTTTCCGGTGGCGGGTTCGGCCTGTACCAGACGCACCTCAACGTGCCCGGCAACCCCTACTGA
- a CDS encoding PQQ-dependent sugar dehydrogenase, whose protein sequence is MCTVVLLGLGAVLPSPVASAATVDTHGSYVLVNRNSGKALEVSGGATYEGARITQRTRDDRVSQQWQFVDSGGGNYRIKSKHSAKVLSFPSTADRAGLVQSADADRAGQQFRLAGSAGGDVRLLNRASGKAVDVLNSSTADGARVVQLPDADGANQRWQLVRIGDDTTPPTPPANPRTSNLTCTGVTLSWSASSDDVAVAFYDVYHDGQLITSVPGTALSADLTVVPGATWGLYVNARDAAGNVSQASSTVPVTVPQCQADTEPPTTPAGVTAATSGTTVTVRWTAATDNVGVTGYEVLRDGTVAGSAGGAATTSFTDSGLAANTRYQYQVRARDAQGNRSAPSPAVAVTTGSSCATALCSVTRVTTETDLPWGLTTLPDGQVLYSRRDTFEIVRLDPATGTKTVAGRMPDVSGTDGEGGVLGLAVATDFASDPWLYVMHTSSTDNRVVRVRYTGGVLTGTPQVLLTGIPRNKYHNGGRLRFGPDGKLYISTGDGQNGDWAQDLTSLAGKVLRINRDGSIPSDNPFGTPVWSYGHRNPQGLAFDSQGRLWEQEFGNSIMDETNLIVRGGNYGWPRCEGTSGSCGEPGFVAPKHTYPVAEGSCSGIAVVRTGLYIACERGTRLYRAEISGDSLTDVQQYLNGTYGRLRTVEPSADGGLWLTTSNYGDKDSIPDNSNESILKVELGR, encoded by the coding sequence GTGTGCACAGTGGTGCTGCTGGGCCTGGGTGCCGTGCTTCCGTCACCGGTCGCGTCGGCCGCCACCGTGGACACCCACGGCTCGTACGTGTTGGTCAACCGCAACAGCGGCAAGGCGCTGGAAGTGTCCGGAGGCGCCACCTACGAGGGTGCCAGGATCACCCAGCGCACCCGCGACGACCGCGTCTCGCAGCAGTGGCAGTTCGTCGACTCCGGCGGCGGCAATTACCGCATCAAGTCCAAGCACAGCGCCAAGGTCCTGAGCTTTCCCTCCACCGCCGACCGGGCCGGCCTGGTGCAGAGCGCCGACGCCGACCGAGCGGGCCAGCAGTTCCGGCTGGCCGGCTCCGCCGGCGGCGACGTACGCCTGCTCAACCGGGCCAGTGGCAAGGCCGTGGACGTGCTGAACTCCTCCACCGCCGACGGTGCGCGGGTCGTCCAGCTGCCCGACGCCGACGGCGCCAATCAGCGGTGGCAGCTGGTCAGGATCGGCGACGACACGACGCCACCGACCCCGCCGGCCAACCCCCGCACCTCGAACCTGACGTGCACCGGGGTGACGTTGTCGTGGTCGGCGTCGTCCGATGACGTCGCGGTGGCGTTCTACGACGTCTACCACGACGGACAGCTGATAACGTCGGTGCCGGGTACGGCCCTGTCCGCCGACCTGACCGTCGTGCCGGGGGCCACCTGGGGCCTGTACGTCAACGCCCGCGACGCCGCGGGCAACGTCTCCCAGGCCAGCTCCACGGTCCCCGTCACCGTGCCGCAGTGCCAGGCCGACACCGAGCCGCCCACCACCCCCGCCGGCGTGACGGCGGCGACGTCGGGGACCACGGTCACCGTGCGCTGGACGGCGGCCACCGACAACGTCGGCGTCACCGGCTACGAGGTGCTCCGCGACGGCACCGTGGCCGGCTCGGCCGGCGGCGCGGCCACGACCTCGTTCACCGACAGCGGCCTGGCCGCGAACACCCGCTACCAGTACCAGGTGCGGGCGCGCGACGCCCAGGGCAACCGGTCGGCCCCGAGCCCGGCGGTCGCGGTCACCACGGGCTCCTCCTGCGCCACGGCGCTGTGCTCGGTCACCAGGGTCACCACCGAGACCGACCTGCCGTGGGGGCTGACCACCCTGCCCGACGGACAGGTGCTCTACAGCCGCCGCGACACCTTCGAAATCGTCCGCCTCGACCCCGCCACCGGCACGAAGACCGTGGCCGGACGGATGCCGGACGTCTCGGGAACCGACGGGGAGGGCGGGGTCCTGGGCCTCGCCGTGGCCACCGATTTCGCGAGCGACCCGTGGCTGTACGTCATGCACACCAGCTCGACCGACAACCGGGTGGTGCGCGTCCGCTACACCGGTGGCGTCCTCACCGGCACCCCGCAGGTGCTGCTCACCGGCATCCCGCGCAACAAGTACCACAACGGCGGCCGGCTGCGCTTCGGGCCCGACGGCAAGCTCTACATCTCGACCGGCGACGGCCAGAACGGCGACTGGGCCCAGGACCTCACCAGCCTCGCCGGCAAGGTCCTGCGCATCAACCGCGACGGCAGCATTCCCTCGGACAACCCCTTCGGCACCCCGGTGTGGAGCTACGGCCACCGCAACCCGCAAGGCCTGGCCTTCGACTCCCAGGGCCGGCTCTGGGAACAGGAGTTCGGGAACTCCATAATGGACGAAACCAACCTGATCGTCCGCGGCGGCAACTACGGCTGGCCCCGCTGCGAGGGCACCTCGGGCAGCTGCGGCGAACCCGGCTTCGTCGCGCCCAAGCACACCTATCCCGTCGCCGAGGGTTCGTGCAGCGGCATCGCCGTGGTCCGCACCGGCCTCTACATCGCCTGCGAGCGCGGAACGCGGCTGTACCGGGCCGAAATCTCCGGTGACAGCCTGACCGACGTCCAGCAGTACCTCAACGGCACGTACGGGCGGCTGCGCACCGTGGAACCGTCCGCCGACGGCGGCCTGTGGCTGACCACCAGCAACTACGGCGACAAGGACAGCATCCCGGACAACAGCAACGAAAGCATCCTCAAGGTCGAGCTCGGACGGTGA